AGGAGAATGTTCTCGCTCGGATCGCCCGCGACCGCCTTGCCGAGGTTGAAGTAGATCGTCCGGTACGCGCGGTTTTCATCGACGCGAACGACCTCGGCGCGCTCGAGGTACGCAAGGCGGGTGAGGCCCCCGGCCATCCGGATGAGGTCGGCCACGCGCATCCCCGCCTGGATCTCGAAGGTGAGGACGTTGTTGTCGGCCCTCGATTCCGCCGCCATCTTGGAGAGGAGGAAATCCCGTTCCTGCTTCGACCCCATGACGACCTTCCCCGTCGTGACCTGGCTCTCCCCATTCGTCGACGGCTCCAGCCCAGGCGCCGGCGCGAGCGAGCCCTCTGTTTTGAGCGGTTTTTCCCGCCCCGGCCTCGCCGGGAATGGGCTTTCGGGTTTCGGCGGCTGTCCGGGCAGCTTGTGCGTAAACCGCACCTCCCCGGAGATGGTCGCCTTGGGCAGGTCGCGGAAGGAGGAGCGGTTATAGACCACGAGCGTGTCCCGCCCCTGCAGGGCGATGTCGGCCTCCGGCTTCTTCTCCAGCACGATCTCCCGGAGGTTCACGGGAATGACCTCCTTGTGCAGGTCCGGAGGGACGAGGCGTGTAAGGAGCGCGTAGTCGAAGTACGTTTCGGGGAGGAAGTCCATCTCGTCCTTTAAGAGCGAGCCCACGGTCATCCCGGGCTTGACCTCGTACTTCCCGGGCCGATAGACGTTTCCTTCCAGCGTGACGACGTTCAAGTCCGTCTGGACGATCGGGAAGACGCGGACGATGTCGCCGTCGGAGAGGTCCATCGACACCTTTCCTTTTTCCAGCTCCTCCACGCTCGCGTCGAGGACGATCCGGGAGACGTTCCCGGAAAGGCGCTCCACCTGGACGCGCTGCTTCCAGGCGGACGGGGCGAAGCCGCCGGCGATGCGGACCAGGTCGAGCAGGGACTTCTCGTCGCGAAGCTCGTAGATGGCGGGGCGGCGGACCTCTCCGGTGATCGCGGCGAGGCGGGCCACCACGGGGACGAAGATCACGTCTCCCTGCTGCAGGCGGATGTCGGCGCGCGTGTCGCCGGCCAGGAGCAGGTCGTACAGGTCGATCTCCTGGATCTCCTTCCCGCCGCGCAGGATCTTGATGCGCCGCAGCGACCCGATGTCCTTCATCCCGCCCGCGATGGAGAGCACCTGGAGCGCCGTCTGGAAGGAGCTGACGTTGTACCAGCCGGGGGCGCGGACCTCGCCCACCACGGAGACGCGGATCCCCTTCATCTGGCCCAGGGCGACGTCGGAGGAGACCTCGGCGATGGTGGAAACCTTCGACTTGAGGAAGGCGCGCATCTGCTCGAACGTCATGCCCGCCACGTACAGGGAGCCGAATTTCGGGAAGAAGATCTTGCCGTCACGGTCGACCGTCATCCGCTGGGTCCCCTCGACGCGGCCCCACATCTTGACGATGATCTCGTCGCCGGGGCCGACGATGTAGCCGGGGCCCACGGGGACATTTTCGCCGAGTTGGGCGGCGCCTTGGGAAGGGGCGAACAGCTCGTGGCCGAAATGGGTGAGGGAGTCGCGCTCCGTGTCGGTCAGGCGTTTGGAGAAGAGGGCCCCGACGTAGGAGGATTTGCGCCAGTCGTAGCGGGGGAGCGCGGCGCCGGCCGACTCGGCCTTCGCGGCGGCGGTCTCCCCTTCCGGCCTGGCGGCGGGCTTTTTGCCGGCGTCTTTCCCGTTCGCCTTCTCCTGCTCCTTCTGCTCCAGCTTCTCGCGGAGCTCCGGGGGGAGCTGGGCCTTCAGGTCCGGGCGCGATTCGAGGAGTTTCTGAACCTCGGGTGGGATCGGCTCGCCGGACTGGATCGCCTGCCGCACCGCCTCGGCCTGCTGCGGGGTGATGCCGGGGGGAAGGGCGGGGGACGCGGCATTGCCGAAGGGCGCCGGGGCGTCGGCCGCGAAGGCGGGGGGGCCGAAGAGCGCGGGCGCAGCAGCGAGCAACATCAGAACAG
This is a stretch of genomic DNA from Candidatus Deferrimicrobium sp.. It encodes these proteins:
- a CDS encoding SLBB domain-containing protein; this translates as MTTKFRRRLRNVPVLMLLAAAPALFGPPAFAADAPAPFGNAASPALPPGITPQQAEAVRQAIQSGEPIPPEVQKLLESRPDLKAQLPPELREKLEQKEQEKANGKDAGKKPAARPEGETAAAKAESAGAALPRYDWRKSSYVGALFSKRLTDTERDSLTHFGHELFAPSQGAAQLGENVPVGPGYIVGPGDEIIVKMWGRVEGTQRMTVDRDGKIFFPKFGSLYVAGMTFEQMRAFLKSKVSTIAEVSSDVALGQMKGIRVSVVGEVRAPGWYNVSSFQTALQVLSIAGGMKDIGSLRRIKILRGGKEIQEIDLYDLLLAGDTRADIRLQQGDVIFVPVVARLAAITGEVRRPAIYELRDEKSLLDLVRIAGGFAPSAWKQRVQVERLSGNVSRIVLDASVEELEKGKVSMDLSDGDIVRVFPIVQTDLNVVTLEGNVYRPGKYEVKPGMTVGSLLKDEMDFLPETYFDYALLTRLVPPDLHKEVIPVNLREIVLEKKPEADIALQGRDTLVVYNRSSFRDLPKATISGEVRFTHKLPGQPPKPESPFPARPGREKPLKTEGSLAPAPGLEPSTNGESQVTTGKVVMGSKQERDFLLSKMAAESRADNNVLTFEIQAGMRVADLIRMAGGLTRLAYLERAEVVRVDENRAYRTIYFNLGKAVAGDPSENILLSNEDHVQIHSIMETRYKKTVTAAGEVNNPAVYVLTEGMRLSDLLFKAGGFKESAYTAEAEIIRRQVTPQGDLVKTQTLVVFPEKALAGDPAANVPLKEYDLLVVRQIPEWTEKIVVTLSGEVQFPGAYEAKKGERLSSVITRAGGFTKSAYLKAAVFTRASTQKAQQEAIDKLIDDLELEVAQRSQQVSGALDKEDIEANRELLASRRALIVQLRKTRAKGRVIIHLAVNGKVEGTLGDVLLEDGDRLDVPKKMNVVNVVGRVYNPTGIVYDPARDSVSYYLRMVGGPTESADRDHIFLLKADGSVVTQATSSGGFFPFVGGGLMNARVEPGDSILVPEKLVQVRAMKDVKDITQILYQIAVTAGVLLLAF